One region of Microbacterium sufflavum genomic DNA includes:
- a CDS encoding FGGY-family carbohydrate kinase, with the protein MRCTIGVDIGTSSSKGVLVDEAGTILATATRAHEVSRPRTGWVEMDGDVWWDEFVGLARELLAAVPEAEVAGVGVSGMGPCILLADEHDHPVRPAILYGVDTRSTAQIARMTAELGDEDITRVGGSTLTSQAGGPKIAWVADEEPEAWSRARRLYMPASWLARRLTGAYVLDHQSASQVSPLYDIEHERWHEPWWQRYAGTIEAPELRWAGDVAGTVTDAAAAATGIPAGTPVVTGTIDAWTEAVSVGAHELGDLMLMYGTTMFLVATGAETLRTPSMWTTAGAFAGTRNLAGGLSTSGALTAWLKDLTGADYPELLGEAATSGPGARGLLMLPYFAGERTPIQDPDARGVIAGLTLEHTRGDLYRAALEATALGVRHNVETMRAAGADIRRIVAVGGGTQGRLWLQIVSDVTGLVQEVPETTIGASYGAAFLAAGATATPGAAPAIDDWNPIAETVRPDAALRPFYDALFDRYVRLYEGTTSVVHDLAADQRDATPTTPTPEAP; encoded by the coding sequence ATGCGCTGCACCATCGGTGTCGACATCGGCACGTCCAGCAGCAAGGGCGTGCTCGTCGACGAGGCGGGGACGATCCTCGCGACCGCGACGCGCGCGCACGAGGTGAGCCGCCCCCGCACCGGCTGGGTCGAGATGGACGGCGACGTCTGGTGGGACGAGTTCGTCGGCCTGGCCCGTGAGCTCCTGGCCGCAGTGCCGGAAGCCGAGGTGGCCGGGGTCGGCGTCAGCGGCATGGGTCCCTGCATCCTGCTCGCCGACGAGCACGACCACCCCGTCCGTCCCGCCATCCTCTACGGCGTCGACACCCGCTCCACCGCGCAGATCGCACGGATGACCGCGGAGCTGGGCGACGAAGACATCACCCGCGTGGGCGGCTCGACGCTCACGTCGCAGGCCGGCGGCCCCAAGATCGCCTGGGTCGCCGACGAGGAACCGGAGGCGTGGTCGCGCGCCCGCCGCCTCTACATGCCCGCGTCCTGGCTCGCCCGCAGGCTGACCGGCGCCTACGTGCTCGACCACCAGTCCGCCAGTCAGGTGTCGCCCCTGTACGACATCGAGCACGAGCGCTGGCACGAGCCGTGGTGGCAGCGCTACGCGGGCACGATCGAGGCCCCGGAGCTGCGGTGGGCGGGCGACGTGGCGGGCACCGTGACCGACGCGGCCGCCGCCGCCACCGGCATCCCCGCAGGCACCCCCGTGGTCACCGGCACCATCGACGCCTGGACCGAGGCCGTCAGCGTGGGCGCGCACGAGCTCGGCGACCTGATGCTGATGTACGGCACCACGATGTTCCTCGTCGCGACCGGCGCCGAGACCCTGCGCACGCCCTCGATGTGGACGACCGCCGGTGCCTTCGCCGGCACGCGCAACCTCGCCGGCGGACTCTCGACCTCCGGCGCGCTCACCGCCTGGCTGAAGGACCTCACCGGCGCGGACTACCCGGAGCTGCTCGGCGAGGCCGCCACGTCCGGCCCCGGCGCCCGCGGGCTCCTGATGCTGCCGTACTTCGCGGGCGAGCGCACGCCCATCCAGGACCCGGATGCGCGGGGCGTGATCGCCGGCCTCACGCTGGAGCACACCCGCGGCGACCTGTACCGCGCGGCGCTCGAGGCCACGGCACTCGGCGTGCGCCACAACGTCGAGACCATGCGGGCCGCCGGCGCCGACATCCGGCGCATCGTCGCGGTCGGCGGCGGCACCCAGGGGCGCCTGTGGCTCCAGATCGTGTCCGACGTCACGGGACTCGTGCAGGAGGTGCCCGAGACGACCATCGGCGCGAGCTACGGCGCCGCGTTCCTCGCCGCCGGAGCCACCGCGACCCCGGGTGCTGCTCCCGCCATCGACGACTGGAACCCGATCGCCGAGACCGTGCGGCCCGACGCGGCGCTGCGCCCCTTCTACGACGCCCTGTTCGACCGCTACGTCCGGCTGTACGAGGGGACCACATCCGTCGTCCACGACCTCGCCGCGGACCAGCGCGACGCGACCCCGACCACCCCGACCCCGGAGGCACCATGA
- a CDS encoding LacI family DNA-binding transcriptional regulator: MATIYDVAELAGVSPATVSRVFNGTSVSEEKVAAVREAAAQLHFTPNRAARTLRTQSSEVIALVIPDIENPYFTEMARGVEDVASEAGYSVVLCNSDAQLEKEATYLRIAIAEHMSGVIIATADEHSDLSGILATGRPVVAVDRSTTYDIDGVVMANRAAGTSATQDLIAAGYRRIAYIGGPEHIDTAAERAAGWRSALSAAEPDLDLDELVRFATFRVDGGRAAMEELLALPEPPDAVVAGNNLIGVGALQVLTERGLTPPAVGVAVIGSLPFTTLSPTAVTVVRLPARHMGVTAARMLLERIKGDTQPARTVVLRNEVQSASTPRA, translated from the coding sequence ATGGCCACGATCTACGACGTCGCGGAACTCGCGGGCGTCTCGCCCGCGACGGTCTCCCGCGTGTTCAACGGCACGAGCGTCTCGGAGGAGAAGGTGGCCGCGGTGCGCGAGGCCGCCGCCCAGCTGCACTTCACGCCGAACCGCGCGGCCCGCACCCTGCGCACCCAGAGCTCCGAGGTCATCGCGCTCGTCATCCCCGACATCGAGAACCCGTACTTCACCGAGATGGCGCGCGGCGTGGAAGACGTCGCCTCCGAGGCCGGGTACTCGGTGGTGCTGTGCAACTCCGACGCCCAGCTGGAGAAGGAGGCCACGTACCTGCGCATCGCGATCGCCGAGCACATGTCGGGCGTCATCATCGCGACCGCCGACGAGCACAGCGATCTGAGCGGCATCCTCGCCACCGGGCGCCCCGTCGTCGCGGTCGACCGCAGCACCACGTACGACATCGACGGCGTGGTGATGGCCAACCGGGCCGCCGGCACCTCCGCCACGCAAGACCTCATCGCCGCGGGCTACCGTCGCATCGCCTACATCGGCGGGCCCGAACACATCGACACCGCGGCCGAGCGCGCGGCCGGCTGGCGCTCCGCGCTCTCCGCCGCAGAGCCCGACCTCGACCTGGACGAGCTCGTGCGCTTCGCGACGTTCCGGGTCGACGGCGGCCGCGCGGCCATGGAGGAGCTGCTGGCGCTGCCCGAGCCGCCCGATGCGGTGGTCGCGGGCAACAACCTCATCGGGGTCGGCGCCCTGCAGGTGCTCACCGAGCGGGGGCTCACGCCGCCCGCGGTCGGGGTCGCGGTGATCGGATCGCTGCCCTTCACCACGCTCTCGCCCACGGCGGTCACCGTCGTCCGGCTCCCGGCGCGGCACATGGGGGTCACGGCGGCGCGCATGCTGCTGGAGCGGATCAAGGGCGACACCCAGCCCGCGCGCACGGTGGTGCTGCGCAACGAGGTGCAGTCCGCGAGCACGCCCCGCGCCTGA